The proteins below are encoded in one region of Pseudomonas entomophila L48:
- a CDS encoding efflux transporter outer membrane subunit: MKLLKPLTPSLLALALAACAVGPDYKTPDTAPARLDSGLEAKAFDRSRFESVWWKQFDDPVLNQLVQASLEGNRDLRVAFARLKAARAIREDVSNDQIPVVTSRASSDLGKGQIPGQTERRVNSERYDLGLDMAWELDLFGRIQRQIEASEAQEAAAEADLQQLQVSLIAELVDAYGQLRGAQLREQIAVANLKTQQQSRDITVTLRDTGVGNELDVVRADARLAGVEATVPQLQAAQVRAKNRIATLLGQRPDAMTVDLSPKALPAIAKALPVGDPGELLRRRPDIRSAERQLAAATANVGVATADLFPRVSLSGFLGFTAARGSQIGSAASNAWALGPSITWAAFDLGSVRARLRGAKADADGALANYEQQVLLALEESANAFSDYGKRQQRLLALMRQSEASRKAAELASIRYREGTVDYLVLLDAERERLSAEDAQAQGEVELYSGIVAIYKALGGGWQPDVVASAR, from the coding sequence ATGAAGTTGCTCAAACCCCTGACCCCGAGCCTGCTGGCCCTGGCCCTGGCGGCCTGCGCCGTGGGCCCGGACTACAAGACGCCGGACACCGCGCCGGCCAGGCTGGACAGCGGCCTGGAGGCCAAGGCCTTCGACCGCAGCCGCTTCGAGAGCGTGTGGTGGAAGCAGTTCGACGACCCGGTGCTCAACCAGCTGGTGCAAGCCTCGCTGGAGGGCAACCGTGACCTGCGTGTGGCGTTCGCCCGCCTGAAGGCGGCGCGGGCGATCCGCGAGGATGTGTCCAACGACCAGATCCCGGTAGTCACCAGCCGCGCCAGCAGCGACCTGGGCAAGGGCCAGATCCCGGGCCAGACTGAACGTCGGGTCAACAGCGAGCGCTACGACCTGGGCCTGGACATGGCCTGGGAGCTCGACCTGTTCGGCCGCATCCAGCGCCAGATCGAGGCCAGCGAAGCCCAGGAAGCCGCCGCCGAAGCCGACCTGCAACAGCTGCAGGTCAGCCTGATCGCCGAGCTGGTCGACGCCTACGGCCAACTGCGCGGCGCCCAGTTGCGCGAGCAGATCGCCGTGGCCAACCTCAAGACCCAGCAGCAGTCGCGGGACATCACCGTGACCCTGCGCGATACCGGGGTCGGCAACGAACTCGACGTGGTGCGCGCCGACGCCCGCCTGGCGGGTGTCGAAGCCACCGTGCCGCAATTACAGGCCGCACAGGTGCGGGCGAAAAACCGCATCGCCACCCTGCTGGGCCAGCGCCCGGACGCGATGACCGTGGACCTGTCGCCCAAGGCCCTGCCGGCCATCGCCAAGGCCCTGCCGGTGGGCGACCCGGGCGAACTGCTGCGCCGCCGCCCGGACATCCGCAGCGCCGAGCGCCAGCTGGCGGCGGCCACGGCGAACGTGGGCGTGGCCACCGCCGACCTGTTCCCGCGGGTCAGCCTGAGCGGCTTCCTCGGTTTCACCGCCGCGCGCGGCTCGCAGATCGGCTCGGCGGCGTCCAACGCCTGGGCGCTGGGGCCGAGCATCACCTGGGCGGCGTTCGACCTGGGCAGCGTGCGCGCCCGCCTGCGCGGGGCCAAGGCCGACGCCGACGGCGCCCTGGCCAACTATGAGCAGCAAGTGCTGCTGGCCTTGGAAGAGTCCGCCAACGCCTTCAGCGACTACGGCAAGCGCCAGCAGCGCCTGCTGGCGTTGATGCGCCAGAGCGAGGCCAGCCGCAAGGCGGCCGAGCTGGCCTCGATCCGTTATCGCGAAGGGACGGTGGATTACCTGGTGCTGCTGGATGCCGAGCGTGAGCGGCTGAGCGCCGAGGATGCCCAGGCCCAGGGCGAGGTCGAGCTGTACAGCGGCATCGTGGCGATCTACAAGGCCCTGGGTGGCGGCTGGCAGCCGGATGTGGTGGCCAGCGCGCGTTGA